A genomic stretch from Zeimonas sediminis includes:
- a CDS encoding replication-associated recombination protein A has translation MRAEPARAGSNARTGHEGATVPLAERLRPRTLDEVIGQRHLLGAGKPLRVAFESGKPHSMIFWGPPGVGKTTLARLMADAFDAHFIAISAVLGGVKEIREAVAVAEQQRAAGRRTILFVDEVHRFNKAQQDAFLPHVESGLFTFIGATTENPSFEVNGALLSRARVYVLQPLSQEELVELFDRAVVALGDTEAPGEGRAPGETPAADEAPARIAFDEVARERLTGWADGDGRRLLNAIEIVADAARGLRRNRVDGDFLEQALSQNLRRFDKGGDAFYDQISALHKSVRGSDPDASLYWLCRMLDGGADPRYLARRIVRMANEDVGLADPRALTLALEAAEVYERLGSPEGELALAQAVVYLACAAKSNAVYMAYKRARAFVAEHGSAPVPMHLRNAPTKLMKGLGHGKGYRYAHDEDGGYAAGERYFPDGVESPVFYQPVERGLEIRIREKLEWLRARDAKAENPRDD, from the coding sequence ATGCGCGCAGAACCGGCGCGGGCAGGCTCGAACGCTCGCACGGGACACGAAGGCGCAACGGTGCCGCTCGCCGAGCGGCTTCGGCCCCGCACGCTCGACGAGGTGATCGGCCAGCGCCACCTGCTCGGGGCGGGCAAGCCGCTGCGGGTGGCCTTCGAGTCGGGCAAGCCGCACTCGATGATCTTCTGGGGCCCGCCCGGCGTCGGCAAGACGACACTCGCGCGGCTGATGGCCGACGCTTTCGACGCCCACTTCATCGCGATCTCGGCGGTGCTCGGCGGGGTCAAGGAGATTCGCGAGGCGGTGGCAGTGGCCGAGCAGCAGCGCGCCGCCGGTCGCCGCACGATCCTGTTCGTCGACGAGGTCCACCGGTTCAACAAGGCGCAGCAGGACGCCTTCCTGCCGCACGTCGAGAGCGGACTGTTCACGTTCATCGGCGCCACCACCGAGAACCCGTCGTTCGAGGTGAATGGCGCGCTGCTGTCGCGGGCGAGGGTCTACGTGCTGCAGCCGCTGTCGCAGGAGGAGCTGGTCGAGCTGTTCGACCGGGCGGTCGTGGCGCTTGGCGACACCGAGGCCCCGGGCGAAGGGCGAGCCCCGGGCGAGACGCCGGCAGCCGACGAGGCGCCGGCGCGGATCGCCTTCGACGAGGTCGCCCGCGAGCGCCTGACCGGCTGGGCCGACGGCGACGGCCGGCGGCTGCTGAACGCGATCGAGATCGTGGCCGACGCCGCGCGCGGCCTGCGCCGCAACCGGGTCGACGGCGACTTCCTCGAGCAGGCGCTGTCGCAGAACCTGCGCCGCTTCGACAAGGGCGGCGACGCGTTCTACGACCAGATCAGCGCGCTGCACAAGTCGGTGCGCGGCTCCGACCCCGACGCGTCGCTTTACTGGCTGTGCCGGATGCTCGACGGCGGCGCCGACCCGCGCTACCTGGCGCGCCGCATCGTGCGGATGGCCAACGAGGACGTCGGCCTTGCCGACCCGCGCGCGCTGACGCTGGCGCTGGAGGCCGCCGAGGTCTACGAGCGCCTCGGCTCGCCCGAGGGCGAGCTCGCGCTGGCGCAGGCGGTGGTCTACCTTGCCTGCGCCGCGAAGTCCAACGCGGTCTACATGGCCTACAAGCGCGCCCGCGCCTTCGTGGCGGAGCACGGCTCGGCGCCGGTGCCGATGCACCTGCGCAACGCGCCCACGAAGCTGATGAAGGGCCTGGGCCACGGCAAGGGCTACCGCTACGCGCACGACGAGGATGGCGGCTACGCGGCCGGGGAACGCTACTTCCCGGACGGCGTCGAATCGCCGGTCTTCTACCAGCCGGTGGAGCGCGGGCTCGAGATCAGGATCCGCGAGAAGCTGGAGTGGCTTCGGGCGCGGGATGCGAAGGCGGAGAACCCGCGAGACGACTGA
- a CDS encoding MFS transporter, which yields MSTATLRHGGGEVGVIALVASAHGVSHFFHLVLPPMFPWLREAFGLSYAELGLLMTLLFTVSGLGQALAGFLVDRVGPAPVMQGALALFAAGAVLIGLASSWEWLAAGAVLIGLGNAPFHPVDYSILNARVATPRLGHAYAMHGVAGSLGWASAPVFMVGIAQVAGWQSAFLGAAVVAAAMLAAASLRRDLLATDNEASARRGGARGRADAGAGGVSAAHGDPSTTASGASGPARSPAGSALDFMRLPAVWFSFAFFFASAFALGGVQSFGPESARLLHDVPLGIVAVCLTAYMLSSAAGMIAGGFAATDPSRAERTIAIAFGLAAVVAVTLPFVPWPGAAMPVPFALMGFAAGIANPSRDLLIRRAAPPGATGRVYGVVYSGLDLGMSIAPPIFGLMLDRSAPAGVWIGIAIAQLLMIAGAFRAGGAARAQAAAAQAERAA from the coding sequence GTGAGCACCGCGACCCTCAGGCACGGCGGCGGCGAAGTCGGGGTGATCGCGCTGGTCGCGTCGGCGCACGGGGTCTCGCACTTCTTCCACCTGGTCCTGCCGCCGATGTTCCCGTGGCTGCGCGAGGCCTTCGGCCTGAGCTACGCCGAGCTCGGCCTGCTGATGACGCTGCTGTTCACCGTGTCGGGCCTCGGCCAGGCGCTGGCCGGCTTCCTGGTCGACAGGGTCGGGCCGGCGCCGGTCATGCAGGGCGCGTTGGCGCTGTTCGCCGCCGGCGCCGTGCTGATCGGGCTGGCATCGTCGTGGGAGTGGCTGGCCGCCGGCGCGGTCCTGATCGGGCTGGGCAACGCGCCCTTCCATCCGGTCGACTACTCGATCCTGAACGCGCGGGTCGCCACGCCCCGGCTCGGCCACGCCTACGCGATGCATGGCGTGGCGGGCAGCCTGGGCTGGGCGAGCGCGCCGGTCTTCATGGTCGGCATCGCGCAAGTTGCCGGCTGGCAGTCGGCCTTCCTCGGCGCGGCCGTCGTGGCCGCCGCAATGCTCGCTGCGGCCAGCCTTCGCCGCGACCTGCTCGCGACCGACAACGAGGCGTCGGCGCGCCGGGGCGGCGCACGGGGCAGGGCCGATGCGGGTGCCGGCGGCGTGTCCGCAGCCCACGGCGACCCCTCGACGACGGCCAGCGGCGCTTCCGGCCCCGCACGATCGCCCGCCGGCAGCGCGCTGGACTTCATGCGGCTGCCGGCCGTCTGGTTCAGCTTCGCGTTCTTCTTCGCGAGCGCCTTCGCGCTCGGCGGCGTGCAGAGCTTCGGCCCGGAGTCGGCGCGCCTGCTGCACGACGTGCCGCTGGGCATCGTCGCCGTCTGCCTGACCGCCTACATGCTGTCCAGCGCGGCCGGAATGATCGCCGGCGGATTCGCGGCCACCGACCCCTCGCGCGCCGAGCGCACGATCGCGATCGCGTTCGGTCTGGCCGCGGTGGTCGCGGTCACGCTGCCATTCGTGCCTTGGCCCGGCGCGGCGATGCCGGTGCCGTTCGCGCTGATGGGCTTCGCCGCAGGCATCGCGAATCCGTCGCGCGACCTGCTGATTCGCAGGGCCGCGCCGCCCGGCGCTACCGGCCGGGTCTACGGTGTCGTCTACTCGGGCCTCGACCTCGGCATGTCGATCGCGCCGCCGATCTTCGGCCTGATGCTCGACCGGAGCGCGCCCGCCGGCGTATGGATCGGCATCGCGATCGCGCAGTTGCTGATGATCGCCGGCGCGTTCCGGGCCGGCGGCGCGGCGCGCGCCCAGGCGGCTGCCGCGCAGGCGGAGCGCGCGGCCTGA
- a CDS encoding DSD1 family PLP-dependent enzyme → MKIEAAPLQQPAFPPPARPGDPLDAVDTPALVLDLDASDANVAALHRQAAAAGLAVRAHGKAHRCPALALRQVAAGAIGVCVQKVGEAEGFAAAGVRDILVTNELVDPSKCQRLARLAGQPGLRLAACVDDPLQVQRLAEACARADTRLEVLIEIDVGQKRCGVETVEQALAIAAAIQRAAPRLALRGLQAYHGRAQHLRGVAERADAIARAAGVAGEFRAALERGGFAIREISGGGTGSFPNEAGAGIWTEIQAGSYALMDLDYRANAADPAAPQLRQALGVMTAVISRRASHAVLDGGLKSFAVDSGLPAMRDPRWRVVSLSDEHTVVEPLAGAQPLELGQRLILDPGHCDPTVNLHDWIVGYRGDRVEAVWPILPRSASR, encoded by the coding sequence ATGAAGATCGAAGCCGCCCCGCTGCAGCAGCCCGCCTTTCCGCCGCCGGCGCGCCCCGGCGATCCGCTCGATGCGGTCGACACCCCGGCGCTGGTCCTCGATCTCGACGCGAGCGACGCGAACGTCGCGGCGCTGCACCGGCAGGCCGCCGCGGCCGGGCTCGCGGTGCGCGCGCACGGCAAGGCCCATCGCTGCCCGGCGCTCGCGCTGCGCCAGGTGGCCGCGGGCGCGATCGGCGTCTGCGTGCAGAAGGTCGGCGAGGCCGAGGGCTTCGCCGCGGCCGGCGTGCGCGACATCCTCGTCACCAACGAGCTGGTCGACCCCTCGAAGTGCCAGCGGCTCGCCCGGCTGGCCGGGCAACCGGGGCTGCGGCTCGCGGCCTGCGTCGACGACCCGCTTCAGGTGCAGCGGCTCGCCGAGGCCTGCGCCCGGGCGGACACCCGGCTGGAGGTCCTGATCGAGATCGACGTCGGCCAGAAGCGCTGCGGCGTCGAGACCGTCGAGCAGGCGCTGGCCATCGCGGCCGCGATACAGCGGGCCGCGCCGCGGCTCGCGCTGCGCGGCCTGCAGGCCTACCACGGCCGCGCCCAGCACCTGCGCGGCGTCGCCGAGCGCGCCGACGCGATCGCGCGGGCCGCCGGCGTGGCGGGCGAGTTTCGCGCCGCACTGGAACGAGGCGGATTCGCGATCCGCGAGATCAGCGGCGGCGGGACCGGCAGCTTTCCGAACGAGGCGGGCGCGGGCATCTGGACCGAGATCCAGGCCGGTTCCTACGCGCTGATGGACCTCGACTACCGGGCCAACGCGGCGGATCCGGCGGCGCCGCAGCTTCGCCAGGCGCTGGGCGTGATGACCGCCGTGATCAGCCGCCGCGCATCCCACGCGGTGCTCGACGGCGGCCTGAAGAGCTTCGCGGTCGACTCGGGCCTGCCTGCGATGCGCGATCCGCGCTGGCGGGTCGTGAGCCTGTCGGACGAGCACACCGTCGTCGAGCCGCTCGCCGGGGCGCAGCCGCTCGAGCTCGGCCAGCGGCTGATCCTCGACCCGGGGCACTGCGACCCGACGGTCAACCTGCACGACTGGATCGTCGGCTACCGCGGCGACCGGGTCGAGGCGGTCTGGCCGATCCTGCCGCGCAGCGCGTCGCGCTGA
- the lolA gene encoding outer membrane lipoprotein chaperone LolA: MIKTAFRRSAGGRRSDRRRSLCAALAIGGLAAVVQGFAASPASAAGLDQLRLFLTETRSARGVFTQKVLRANGQALESTQGAFAFARPGKFRWEVRKPFEQLMVADGERLWFHDKDLNQVTIQKLGAAMGATPAAILFGTAEIDKAFTLSELGEREGLEWIEALPKNADQGFDRIAIGLRNGLPEAMEVRDAFGRTSVFAFAAIERNPELAASLFRFSPPAGADVIEQK; encoded by the coding sequence ATGATCAAGACCGCATTCAGACGCTCGGCGGGCGGGCGCCGGTCCGACCGGCGCCGCAGCCTGTGCGCGGCGCTCGCGATCGGCGGCCTCGCCGCCGTCGTCCAGGGCTTCGCCGCCTCGCCAGCCTCGGCGGCCGGCCTCGACCAGTTGCGGCTCTTCCTGACCGAGACCCGCAGCGCCCGCGGCGTGTTCACGCAGAAGGTGCTGCGGGCCAACGGGCAGGCGCTAGAGTCCACGCAGGGCGCGTTCGCCTTCGCGCGGCCCGGCAAGTTCCGCTGGGAGGTCCGCAAGCCCTTCGAGCAGCTGATGGTCGCCGACGGCGAGCGGCTCTGGTTCCACGACAAGGACCTGAACCAGGTCACGATCCAGAAGCTGGGCGCGGCGATGGGCGCGACGCCCGCAGCGATCCTGTTCGGCACCGCCGAGATCGACAAGGCGTTCACGCTTTCCGAGCTGGGCGAGCGCGAAGGCCTCGAGTGGATCGAGGCCCTGCCGAAGAACGCCGACCAGGGCTTCGACCGGATCGCGATCGGCTTGCGCAACGGCCTTCCCGAGGCGATGGAGGTGCGCGACGCCTTCGGCCGCACCTCGGTATTCGCGTTCGCCGCGATCGAGCGAAACCCGGAGCTCGCGGCATCGCTGTTCCGCTTCTCGCCGCCCGCCGGCGCCGACGTCATCGAGCAGAAATGA
- a CDS encoding DNA translocase FtsK, with translation MSRSSTLSGGASRTSAFVLPDRAVRLIHETRWLALAVLALFLLLILATYEPADPGWSHAAPDRLVQNAGGRVGAWFADLLLYLFGLSAYLLALAMGVSVVRGMARLRAAARANASPRRGAKAETEGPESRFAWERWLGFGMLLLGCVALESARLHTLDADLPFAPGGVLGSIVATPLLDALGAVGGTLALLALVAAGFSLWSGWSWLTIFERVGTALEWAALRAVEVVSARKDRRIGEVAASAREEQVQEKRKIFEEDPAPVRIEPPVARIQPSERAVAERQSTLFMDLPADTELPPLSLLDEPPAQQETVSAETLEYTSRLIEKKLSDFNVAANVVAAQPGPVITRYEIEPATGVKGSQIVNLSKDLARALSLVSIRVVETIPGKNLMGLELPNARRQTVRLSEILGSQVYANSASPLTLALGKDIAGNAVVADLAKMPHLLVAGTTGSGKSVGINAMLLSLLYKADPSQVRLILIDPKMLEMSTYEGIPHLLAPVVTDMRHAGNALNWCVAEMERRYRLMSKLGVRNLSGYNAKIADAEKREELIPNPFSLTPDAPEPLGRLPQIVVVIDELADLMMVVGKKVEELIARLAQKARAAGIHLILATQRPSVDVITGLIKANIPTRIAFQVSSKIDSRTILDQMGAESLLGQGDMLYMPPGTGLPMRVHGAYVADDEVHAVVQHWRELGGEPQYVEGILEGGVPDEVDAGSAVGFGGLSQTLAEAGVDGEADPMYDQAVAVVVKHKRASISLVQRHLRIGYNRAARLLEQMEKSGLVSAMASNGNRELLVPQQKGED, from the coding sequence ATGTCCCGCAGTTCCACGCTGTCCGGCGGCGCCAGCCGCACTTCCGCCTTCGTGCTGCCCGACCGGGCGGTGCGCCTGATCCACGAGACCCGCTGGCTCGCGCTGGCCGTGCTGGCGCTGTTCCTGCTGCTGATCCTCGCGACCTACGAGCCGGCCGACCCCGGCTGGTCGCACGCCGCGCCCGATCGCCTCGTCCAGAACGCCGGCGGGCGGGTCGGCGCATGGTTCGCCGACCTGCTGCTCTATCTGTTCGGCTTGAGCGCCTACCTGCTGGCGCTCGCGATGGGCGTTTCGGTCGTGCGCGGCATGGCCCGGCTGCGCGCCGCGGCGCGCGCGAACGCAAGCCCCAGGCGCGGCGCCAAGGCCGAGACCGAGGGGCCCGAGAGCCGCTTCGCCTGGGAGCGCTGGCTCGGTTTCGGGATGCTGCTGCTCGGCTGCGTGGCGCTCGAATCCGCCCGCCTCCACACCCTGGATGCCGACCTGCCGTTCGCGCCGGGCGGCGTGCTGGGCAGCATCGTGGCCACGCCGCTGCTCGACGCGCTGGGCGCGGTCGGCGGCACGCTGGCGCTGCTTGCGCTGGTCGCGGCGGGCTTCAGCCTGTGGTCGGGCTGGTCGTGGCTGACGATCTTCGAGCGTGTCGGCACCGCGCTGGAGTGGGCGGCGCTGCGCGCGGTCGAGGTCGTCTCGGCCCGCAAGGACCGGCGGATCGGCGAGGTCGCCGCCAGCGCGCGCGAAGAGCAGGTCCAGGAGAAGCGCAAGATCTTCGAGGAAGACCCCGCTCCGGTTCGCATCGAGCCGCCGGTGGCGCGGATCCAGCCGTCCGAGCGCGCGGTCGCCGAGCGGCAGTCCACGCTGTTCATGGACCTGCCGGCCGACACCGAGCTGCCGCCGCTGTCGCTGCTCGACGAGCCGCCCGCCCAGCAGGAGACCGTCTCGGCCGAGACCCTCGAGTACACGTCGCGGCTGATCGAGAAGAAGCTGTCCGACTTCAACGTGGCGGCCAACGTCGTCGCCGCGCAGCCCGGGCCGGTCATCACCCGCTACGAGATCGAGCCGGCCACCGGCGTGAAGGGCAGCCAGATCGTCAACCTGTCGAAGGACCTGGCGCGCGCGCTGTCGCTGGTGTCGATCCGGGTGGTCGAGACCATCCCCGGCAAGAACCTGATGGGGCTGGAGCTGCCGAATGCCCGCCGGCAAACGGTTCGCCTGTCCGAGATCCTCGGCTCGCAGGTCTACGCGAACAGCGCCTCGCCGCTCACGCTGGCGCTGGGCAAGGACATCGCCGGCAACGCGGTGGTGGCCGACCTGGCCAAGATGCCGCACCTGCTGGTGGCCGGCACCACCGGCTCGGGCAAGTCGGTCGGCATCAACGCGATGCTGCTGTCGCTGCTCTACAAGGCCGACCCGAGCCAGGTGAGGCTGATCCTGATCGACCCGAAGATGCTCGAGATGAGCACCTACGAGGGCATCCCGCACCTGCTGGCGCCGGTGGTCACCGACATGCGCCACGCCGGCAACGCGCTGAACTGGTGCGTGGCCGAGATGGAGCGCCGCTACCGGCTGATGAGCAAGCTGGGCGTGCGCAACCTGTCGGGCTACAACGCGAAGATCGCCGACGCCGAGAAGCGCGAGGAGCTGATTCCGAACCCGTTCTCGCTGACCCCGGACGCGCCCGAGCCGCTCGGCCGTCTGCCGCAGATCGTGGTGGTCATCGACGAGCTGGCCGACCTGATGATGGTCGTCGGCAAGAAGGTCGAGGAGCTGATCGCACGGCTGGCCCAGAAGGCGCGGGCAGCGGGCATCCACCTGATCCTCGCCACCCAGCGGCCGTCGGTCGACGTGATCACCGGCCTGATCAAGGCAAACATCCCCACGCGGATCGCCTTCCAGGTGTCGAGCAAGATCGACTCGCGCACCATCCTCGACCAGATGGGCGCCGAGTCGCTGCTCGGACAGGGCGACATGCTGTACATGCCGCCCGGCACCGGCCTGCCGATGCGGGTGCACGGCGCCTACGTGGCCGACGACGAAGTTCACGCGGTCGTCCAGCACTGGCGCGAGCTCGGCGGCGAGCCGCAGTACGTCGAGGGCATCCTCGAAGGTGGCGTGCCCGACGAGGTCGACGCGGGCAGCGCGGTCGGCTTCGGCGGCCTGTCGCAGACGCTGGCCGAGGCCGGCGTCGACGGCGAAGCCGACCCGATGTACGACCAGGCGGTGGCGGTGGTGGTCAAGCACAAGCGCGCGTCGATCTCGCTGGTGCAGCGCCACCTGCGCATCGGCTACAACCGCGCCGCCCGCCTGCTCGAGCAGATGGAGAAGTCCGGGCTGGTGTCGGCGATGGCCTCCAACGGCAACCGCGAGTTGCTGGTGCCGCAGCAGAAGGGCGAGGACTGA
- a CDS encoding Crp/Fnr family transcriptional regulator has product MRQEENKLFLRRIPLLAGLSEQQLDALAAGSTRRSFPRGRTIVSEGEPSQSLYVLLSGRAKVQRSDSEGKEVILAVLGSGDWFGEMSMIDDAPRSASVITLEPCEFMAIEKTSFRNLLRESPDVSMAVMRQLVGRLREADRKIETLALLDVYGRVARVLLDFSEEINGERIVRNRLPRQEIAKMIGASREMVSRVMKGLETEGFVVPLPEGRMLLREKLGSFTH; this is encoded by the coding sequence ATGCGTCAGGAAGAAAACAAGCTTTTCCTTCGCCGGATCCCGTTGCTGGCCGGCCTGAGCGAGCAGCAACTCGACGCCCTGGCGGCAGGCAGCACCCGCCGCAGCTTCCCGCGCGGGCGCACGATCGTCTCGGAAGGCGAGCCCTCCCAGTCGCTGTACGTGCTGCTGTCCGGCAGGGCCAAGGTGCAGCGATCCGACTCCGAGGGCAAGGAAGTGATCCTCGCGGTGCTCGGCTCGGGCGACTGGTTCGGCGAGATGAGCATGATCGACGACGCGCCGCGCTCGGCCAGCGTGATCACGCTCGAGCCCTGCGAGTTCATGGCGATCGAGAAGACCAGCTTCCGCAACCTGCTCAGGGAGAGCCCCGACGTCAGCATGGCGGTGATGCGCCAGCTGGTCGGACGCCTGCGCGAGGCCGACCGCAAGATCGAGACGCTGGCGCTGCTCGACGTCTACGGCCGGGTGGCCCGGGTGCTGCTCGATTTCTCCGAGGAGATCAACGGCGAGAGGATCGTGCGCAACCGGCTGCCGCGCCAGGAGATCGCGAAGATGATCGGGGCGTCGCGCGAGATGGTCTCCCGGGTCATGAAGGGACTCGAAACCGAGGGCTTCGTCGTGCCGTTGCCCGAGGGGCGGATGCTGCTGCGCGAGAAGCTCGGCTCCTTCACCCACTGA
- the trxB gene encoding thioredoxin-disulfide reductase, with product MSAPRHARLLILGSGPAGYTAAVYAARANLQPVLITGMAQGGQLMTTTDVDNWPADADGVQGPDLMARFQKHAERFGTEMIFDHIHTAKLDERPVRLIGDAGEYTCDALIIATGASAKYLGLPSEQAFMGKGVSACATCDGFFYRNQDVCVIGGGNTAVEEALYLTNIARKVTVIHRRDRFRAEPILIDKLMDKVRDGKAEVRWFHELDEVLGDATGVTGVRIRDNRSGETTDLPLTGVFVAIGHSPNTELFQGQLEMANGYIVTKSGLSGQATATSVPGVFAAGDVQDHVYRQAITSAATGCMAALDAQRYLEAQEGH from the coding sequence ATGTCCGCACCTCGCCACGCCCGCCTGCTGATCCTGGGTTCCGGCCCGGCCGGCTACACCGCCGCCGTCTATGCCGCCCGCGCCAACCTGCAGCCAGTGCTGATCACCGGCATGGCCCAGGGCGGGCAACTGATGACGACCACCGACGTCGACAACTGGCCCGCCGACGCCGACGGCGTCCAGGGGCCCGACCTGATGGCGCGCTTCCAGAAGCACGCCGAGCGCTTCGGCACCGAGATGATCTTCGACCACATCCACACGGCGAAGCTCGACGAGCGCCCGGTCCGGCTGATCGGCGACGCCGGCGAGTACACCTGCGACGCTCTGATAATCGCCACCGGCGCGTCGGCCAAGTACCTGGGCCTGCCCTCCGAACAGGCCTTCATGGGCAAGGGCGTGTCGGCCTGCGCGACCTGCGACGGTTTCTTCTACCGCAACCAGGACGTCTGCGTGATCGGCGGCGGCAACACGGCCGTCGAGGAGGCGCTGTACCTGACGAACATCGCGCGCAAGGTCACCGTGATCCACCGCCGCGACCGCTTCCGCGCCGAGCCGATCCTGATCGACAAGCTGATGGACAAGGTGCGCGACGGCAAGGCCGAGGTGCGCTGGTTCCACGAGCTCGACGAGGTGCTCGGCGACGCGACCGGCGTGACCGGCGTGCGGATCCGCGACAACCGCAGCGGCGAGACCACCGACCTGCCGCTGACCGGCGTGTTCGTGGCGATCGGCCACTCGCCGAACACCGAGCTGTTCCAGGGACAGCTCGAGATGGCCAACGGCTACATCGTCACGAAGAGCGGGCTGAGCGGCCAGGCCACGGCCACCAGCGTGCCCGGCGTGTTCGCCGCCGGCGACGTGCAGGACCACGTGTACCGGCAGGCGATCACCAGCGCCGCGACCGGCTGCATGGCGGCGCTCGACGCCCAGCGCTACCTGGAGGCGCAAGAGGGGCACTGA
- a CDS encoding Smr/MutS family protein yields the protein MRRQPPAARRGKPIEDLSGLASLRDALAERARLAREAGRREREAAARAAREANLFRSELADVVPLEPTGRVEPKPPAPPAVPVQRMRDEQAVLAESLSDEIDIDRWLDTDDALSWRRSGIGADVVRRLRRGEWVVRAQIDLHGLRVDEAREALVAFLGKAVRDEVRCVRIIHGKGLGSIGREPVLKRKVPRWLVQREEVLAFCEARPNDGGAGVLIALLRVTRAGPG from the coding sequence ATGCGCCGTCAGCCGCCCGCCGCTCGCCGCGGCAAGCCGATCGAGGACCTGTCCGGCCTCGCGAGCCTGCGCGACGCGCTCGCCGAGAGGGCGCGGCTGGCCCGCGAGGCCGGGCGCCGCGAGCGCGAGGCCGCCGCGCGCGCCGCCCGCGAAGCCAACCTCTTCCGTTCCGAGCTCGCCGACGTCGTTCCGCTCGAGCCGACCGGGCGCGTCGAGCCGAAGCCGCCCGCGCCGCCGGCGGTGCCGGTCCAGCGGATGCGCGACGAGCAGGCGGTGCTCGCCGAGTCGCTGTCCGACGAGATCGACATCGACCGCTGGCTCGACACCGACGACGCGCTGTCGTGGCGGCGCAGCGGCATCGGCGCGGACGTCGTGCGCCGGCTGCGCCGCGGCGAATGGGTGGTGCGCGCCCAGATCGACCTGCACGGGCTCAGGGTCGACGAGGCCCGCGAGGCGCTGGTCGCCTTCCTGGGCAAGGCGGTTCGCGACGAGGTCCGCTGCGTGCGGATCATTCACGGCAAGGGCCTGGGCTCGATCGGCCGCGAGCCGGTGCTCAAGCGAAAGGTGCCGCGCTGGCTGGTCCAGCGCGAAGAGGTGCTCGCGTTCTGCGAGGCGCGGCCCAACGACGGCGGCGCCGGCGTGCTGATCGCCCTGCTGCGCGTGACCCGGGCCGGCCCGGGCTGA
- a CDS encoding DUF4126 domain-containing protein has protein sequence MLPLLPEVALAAALAWGAGIRLYAVVFLLGLAHTLGWWSLPAHLEVLAHPLVIGAAAFMAAVELFADKLPLLDTIWDGLHTFVRIPAGAALAAAVFGDAGTAAAVAAALLGGSLTATTHLAKSGTRAAVNTSPEPFSNLLVSSAEDLLVPAGLWLALGSPLVFLGVLLVFLALAFFAIRLLVRGLRRLARPASRAGPPAA, from the coding sequence ATGCTGCCCCTCCTGCCCGAGGTGGCGCTCGCGGCGGCCCTGGCCTGGGGGGCCGGAATCCGGCTCTACGCGGTCGTGTTCCTCCTCGGGCTCGCGCACACGCTGGGCTGGTGGAGCCTGCCGGCCCACCTGGAGGTGCTGGCGCACCCGCTGGTCATCGGGGCGGCGGCCTTCATGGCGGCGGTCGAGCTGTTCGCCGACAAGCTGCCGCTGCTCGACACGATCTGGGACGGCCTGCACACCTTCGTGCGCATCCCGGCGGGCGCGGCGCTGGCCGCCGCGGTGTTCGGCGACGCCGGTACGGCAGCCGCCGTGGCAGCGGCGCTGCTCGGGGGCTCGCTGACCGCCACCACGCACCTGGCCAAGTCCGGTACGCGCGCCGCGGTCAACACCTCGCCCGAGCCCTTCTCCAACCTGCTGGTGTCGTCGGCCGAGGACCTGCTGGTGCCTGCCGGGCTGTGGCTCGCGCTCGGCTCGCCGCTGGTCTTCCTGGGCGTGCTGCTCGTCTTCCTGGCGCTGGCGTTCTTCGCGATCCGGCTGCTGGTGCGCGGCCTTCGCCGCCTGGCGCGGCCCGCGTCGCGCGCCGGCCCGCCTGCCGCCTGA